TATGCTTCGCAGGAAGCTGGCTCATCTTGCTGCTGTAAGTTGCTTGACCAACATGTTCCCTCAGCCATCCCCAAAACTTGCAGACTCATTGTTTCTTATCTGTTTTTAAGTTAAAGGGTGCCAAGTTTGTTAGAAGACTGGTTTAGTGCTGAAATAAAACTCAGGACTGGATACATTAATAATATTCATGGTAGGAAATTTGACATTAGTTACTTATTTTGAGCCCTATGTGTGTCAGGTACTGGGATGAGCAAAACAAAACTGGTCCCTTCTCTGGTggagtgtattttcttttttttttttttgagacagagtctcgctctgtcgcccaggctggagtgcagtggccggatctcagctcactgcaagctccgcctcccgggtttacgccattctcctgcctcagcctcccgagtagctgggactacaggcgcccgccacctcgcccggctagttttttgtattttttagtagagacagggattcaccaggttagccaggatggtctcgatctcctgacctcgtgatccgcccatcttgacctcccaaagtgctgggattacaggcgtgagccactgcacctgaccgtGGAGTATATTTTCTAGTGAAGAAAGAGACAAATGAAAAGGGAGTCCCAGACTTTCCCCCGTACTGCTCCCCTATAGTAGAAACCCTGGACCcgggaggtgagtggtgggcaggTAGAGTATGGGGCCCAGACAGTGGTGGCCCAGAAGTATTGTAGGCCTCTTCACATATGTTCTCCTCAGCATTCTACCTATGGTAAAAGTGTAACATTGGTGAATACACTGTAGGAGATGAGTGTTGGTAGTGCCCAGGGTCTCAGTTCTCTGGTGACCCTGCCTCACTCACCATGGCTAGCATAATTTCCCTTTAAGGAGGAATTTATACTGCTGCCCTATTTAAGTTACTGACTGGACATATCCTGTGTGAATGTCAGTTACTATGACCTTGGCAGACCACTGGGGGGACTCCACATCATGCATAGTTGGGTGCTTTCCTCCCATGCTGCTGGGCCATGGTGTGGGTTGGCTGGAATGGTGGAAGGCTCGCTGGTACACCAGTGAGCAAGGGCCTCAGACTTGAGGCAACATCCTCTCTGGGCTGTGCTCTCCACAGTGGTTCCTCTGCCATCGGACTCTTATTTTCCCATGACTATATTTAGATTCACAATAAATACTTTGGTTGTTTCCCAAAGGATATAAATGATTATAAGATTGTTTTACTTGTAAAGTGCCTGCTGGATGTGAAAGCGCGGGTGGATGGAATCATGCTCTTCACCCAGCTACTTTCACCATTAGATCCGTTATGATAAAGAGAAGGCACAGACCTTAGCCTTTTAGTCAGCTGTTGAGAGTGAATGCAATGCTGGAAAGACCAGGGAAGCTTGGTCTTCCCAGCTCCAAGTGGAAAATTCAGTTATTGATTATCCCTTGTTGACAGAAAGCAAGTTTCAAGCCTCTTTGGTTTCATAGCTATACAGTACTGCTAGACAAAAGCTTAACCCAGGGTCAGATCCTTTGCCTCAAAGTGTTGAgtggctcacagttctagagtGAGTTACAAAGAACGGGAAGATCCTTTGCGGTTTGGTCTTATCCTTCCTACTGGCTTTTTACATCCTCCTCCTTCCTTGCTTGAATCCTTGACTTTAGTGCATATGTGCCTGGAATAAGCTCTGCATGTTCTTGCCTCTTGCTGGTGTCTCTGATTGGAAGGCTTTTCTCTCATCTTGTGTTGGAATCCTGCCTGTTCCAAAGAGCCTGTCTCATTTCACATGCTGCATCTTAGATGAAAATTGCCTCAACTTCTCCTTCTCTGTTGGGTGGTTTGAATCATAGCAGTTTGGGCTTCTGTTTCTTTCATGGCAGTTATCGGTCTTTCCCTGTTCCCATCCCCCACCGTTATTTGGGTGTTTGTCTTCATTACCTCTTGTAGAATAAATTCCTCTGTAGTACTAGCCTCGTGCCTTGTAAAAGCAGTTGCACGAATATTTGTTTCCTGAGTTAAACTGAGAAAGTCTAATGGTTATAATTCTCTAATTTCTCATATAGAAATCCATTtagtttctctgtttttaaattaagagcAACTTATCTTCTGCTATTTTTGGAGTTTTACAACTTGCATCAAAACCGTAGTACTTTTTATTCTCCAATTTTTCaaaacctttttgtttttctgaaaactgcctctaatatttaaacatttttcctttcccCTAGGTCATTTTGACCTTTTGTGGGTAGCATGGAATTCGCAGATATTCTCAGTGTAAGCATCAACATGTCTGAAACTTATATTTGCACATCTGTAATGTTACATTTCTGGTAGATGGTAAAAAACAGACATGAGATAAAGTACACTGTACATAGTATAGCaggatatatatttttgtacataatAACAGGTTTATTTAGTACACCACAGCTTGAAAGCAGTACTCTAGAAGAAAATGGagattaaacaaaattataaaatcaactGACACTCATTGAGGAAATTTAGGGAACATAGAAATCTGTAAAGGAAAAAGTCACCCATAAACTCTATAGAgatcattattaacattttggcttctttttttttttttttgagacagtctccctctgttgcccgggctggagtgcagtggcgcgctcttggctcactgcaacctctgcctcctgggtttaagtgattcttctgtctcagcctcctgagcagctggtactacaggtgtgcagcataTTTTCTTATAGTCTTTTTTCTGAgtagagataatttttttcttttttctttttttttttttttgagatagtgtctcactctgcagcccaggccggaatgcagtgtcatgacctcagctcaccacaacctccacctcctgggttcaagtgattctcgtacctcagcttcccgagtagctgggattactggtgtgccaccacgcctggctaatttttgtatttttagtggagacagggtttcacaatgttggccaggcttatctcgaactcctgacctcaagtgatctgcccaccttggttcctaaaagtgctgggattacaggcatgagccactgagcccagctttGAGTAgagatcatttttatattttctattttacctgTAACATTTTGGCAAAATTATTGCTATATGTTATTATGTATTCTTGTAAATATTTGaaagctgggctcagtggctgactgacgcctgtaattctagcactttaggaggctgaggcgggtggatcatttgaggtcaggagttcaagaccagcctgaccaataaggtgaaactccatctctactagaaatacaaaaaattaactgggtatggtggtgcacgcctgtaatctcagctacttgggaggctgagaaacaagaaatcgcttaaacccaggaggcagaggtggcagtgagccaagatcaggccactgcactctagcctgggtgacagagcgagactttgtctcaataaataaataaataaattcttgtaaatatttgaaaataattgttaaTATCCAATTAGGTAGATAGTTGACTAAACCACTCCCTTacgtatacatacatatattaaattgtttttactttattattgttCATAGTTGATTTATCTCTGTGCATAACTCTCCTtatccttttgtgtgtgtttttgtttctgataTGTTTTCTTTGGAAAGGTTCTCAGAAGTAGAAACATTTGGAAAAGGGATGGGAGTACATTTAAGTCCCTTGCCACATatccagactgctttccaaagGATTGTACCCATTCACTTTCCATGGTGGGAGCATACTTTTCGCccgtttatttatatatactgcTGCTCCTGAGGAGGTTTTTAGAGGCTTCGTTGAAGTCTGTCTGGCTTCTAGTGGGGCCCTGCTCTTCTGCTTGATTGCTGATGGTGGCAGGTCTCCTGCTTTACACTGGAATCagctttgctcttccttctttgTAGATCCCAACCTTGATTGACCGGATGCTTGTGTCATCCAACACGAAGACTGGGGCTGCAGGAGCTGAGGCCTTGTCTCTCCTACTGAAGAGGCCCTGGGACCCTGCTGTGGGCGTGCTTTCTCATAACAAACCAGTAAGTTGGATGGCTCAGGACTTAACAATGGCACATACAAATTTTAGACTCAAGCCTTAGAACCTTGGCAGGAGGATAAATGGCTTCTTtaactattttttgttgttattattttttgcgACAGAatcgtgctctgttgcccaggctagagtgcagtggcatgatcttggcttattgcaacctctgcctcccaggttcaggcaattctcctgcatcagcttcctgagtagctgagattacaggcatacaccaccatgcctggctaatttttgtgttttcagtaatgaaaggatttcaccacgttggccaggctggtctcaaactcctaacctcaggtgatccgcctgcctcggcctcccagagtgctgggattgcaggtgtgagccggTGCGACTGACCGGCTTCTTTAACTATTACtagtaatttattttgtatagtgCTTAACATATTTCACAAGCAAAGGAGCATTGGTTGGGATGAGAAAGGTATTGGGATACTTGGAATTTCGTGGAAGAAAACTTCTCACTCACTGGTTTTTGGGTGGGATCCTTCCTCTTTAGAGCAAACTCCCTGGCTCTCCACTGATTCTCATCGCCTCCTCTGGTCCCTCCAGCTCTGTGTTTCCCACTTCACGCCGCCACCGCTTCTGGCAGTCTCAGCTCTCCTGCTTAGGCAAGGTATGTGTGGGGGCAGGAGGAACTCCCTCCTGGCAGGGAATATAGTCTTGGAGAATTGAGGAGAAGAATATGTGGGAGGGAGGTCAAAATGGATAACTTGAATGTGGAGCCTCCTCTAACCCTTCTTTCATGTGGAATTCCAAGGTTGAAAGGGTTTGGGGTAGGTCAAACAGAATTGAAAGATTTGAAACTTACCTCTGCTGGTGTTGGGGCTACTTCTTTCCTTCAGGTCATCCCTGTAGCCACCCATCTGCTGAACAATGGCAGTGGGGTAGGAGTTCTACAGTGTCTTGAGCATATGATTGGGGCAGTGAGAAGCAAAGTGCTGGAGGTGAGAACGCCCCTCTTTCAGTGCACTGTGGCATACCCAGCATTCTGGGGTTGTTCTGCACCCATCTTTGGCCTCCTGTCTTACTGTCTTCTTTCTCTGCCCATGAAGATTCACAGCCATTTCCCACACAAACCCATTATCTTGATTGGCTGGAACACAGGAGCTTTGGTGGCCTGTCATGTAAGTAATTTCTATCTTATTTGGAGGTTGTTCTGGGATGGAATACCACTAATGATAGCTACCATTGAGTCCTTTACTATGTTTCAGGCTCTGTGCTAGATACTTTACCTATGTAATTGCATTTTAAACTGTAGAGgacacattttattaaaacaatttttaatttatttaggaaaACTTTAAGCAGAAACAAAAGCAGGTATAGTATAATAAACCCCCAGGATCCTCACCCAGGTTTACCAGTGATCAGCTCTTGGCTGGGCTTGTTTTATCTCACCCTACTTACTTTCTTTCTCCCCCAGATTGTTTTGAAGAAAAATCCCAAATATCATAGCAtttacacacgcacacacacacactggcatatatctgtggaaaaaataaaaggatccctttttttctctaaacataAGTACCATACTGTTCTCCCAcctaaaaaacaacaataattgtAGCTGGCAAATATTAGTAGCTCTGGAATTTGATGCTGTGTTCATTTCAGTCCCTTTCCAAGACATCAAggaatcttttcatattttacatacatttgtaTGTCTGTCAGTTTGTGTAAGTGTCCCTCAGGTGTCCAAAGCCTTAATTTTGCTTCATGCAGTCCAGTCAAGTGATAGCTATGAGAGGAGGAAGGTCCCCATAGTCCTGCTCCCAGGGTGGTGGGCCTTAGCAGTTGCTCCAAGAAATCTAGGCTGTCTGGTAACTGTCCATTAAGTTCAatagagagaattttttttcacttaaggGTGAGTGGCAACATTGTGTTCTATTGACTATATTTACTATTTGTGGAGAAAAATGGAGCAGGAGGGCTCTAGTTGAGGGAGTTGACAGGGTAGGAATATTGAACCTTCTATTCTATGGTTCAGCCACCTGCTGGGGTCCTCTTGGGGCCCCAGTTCTCTAGGTAGTGGCTGCTTATGGAATGACATACCTTGTGTCTTGTGCTCTTACTGCTGCCGTTGTGGCAGAAGATGCACCCGGATATTAGGACAGGGGAGGAAGAGGTGAGACTCTGGTGGGTCTGGACCACTCCTGGATTCTGGGTCGGCTGAGGTGCCATGAACTCAATTGACCTTTAGACAAACTGTTCCGTTATTTACAGGTGTCAGTGATGGAGTATGTCACCGCAGTTGTCTGCCTTGGGTTTCCTCTGCTTACCGTGGATGGCCCCAGAGGGGTAAGAGTGTGATAAAGCTGAGTGCTGGGTCATTGGCAGCGGGAGTGTGAGTATGTGTACCTTGTCCAAGCTGATGCTGAGGCCGACTGCAGTTGCACAGCTGATCCTCCTTAGTGGAGTTTCCGGGTCGGTGCTTTGTGAATATGAAGAAGCCGATTCTAAAACCTATACCTGTTTTAGGATGTAGATGATCCCCTCTTGGATATGAAGACTCCGGTCCTCTTTGTCATTGGTCAAAATTCCCTTCAATGTCACCCTGAAGCCATGGAGGACTTCCGGGAGAAGATTCGAGCTGAGAACAGCTTGGTGGTGGTTGGGGGAGCTGATGACAATCTCAGGTGGGTAGATTCTCCTAGAGCTGCAAGAGAGCTGTGTTACAGTGTTAGAGATACGCCTCTAAGCTGGCAGTGTAACTACAGACCAGTCTGGTTCAGTTAAAAGACagcattagccaggcgtggtggctcctgcctgtaaccccagcactttgggaggccaaggtgggcggaaaggagatcgcgaccatcctggctaacacggtgaaaccctgtctctactaaaaatacaaaaaattagcctggcatggtggtgggcgcctgtagtcccagcttctcgggaggctgaggcaggagaatggcgtgaacctgggaggaggagcttgcagtgagccaagattacaccactgcgctccagccagcctgggcaacagtgcaagactctgtctcaaaaaaaaaaaaaaaaaaaagacagcattaaaaaaatcttttttaatatttgaaatttcaGATTTATAAAAAGTTATAACACTAGTACAAAAAAATTCCCATATACCCTTCACCTGATTTCTAAATGTTAAACATCTTACATAGCCCAAATCAAGAAATTAACATCGACATGACACTATAATCTACAGACTCACATTTCATCAGTTGTTTCCCTAATGTCATTTTTCTGGTCCAGCATCCAGCCCGGGATCACACTTGGATTTAGTTGCCATGTCTCCTCGGTCTCCTTTAATTTGGTAGAGTTCCTCCATCTTTGTCTTTCACGACCttgagcttttttgtttgtttgttttttgttttttgaggtggcgcctggctctgtcgcctaggctggagtgcagtggtgcaatctcagctcactgcaacctctgcctcccgggttctggaTAGAGTTGACCTATTAAGCTGTAGGTACAGGAATTCTGGAGCGGACTGTCCTGGGCACTGTGCTTGGTTTCTTtacatatgttattttgtttaatcCCCACAACTTCATGAATGAGATGTTATGATTCCCCATTTTGCAGACATAGGAAGAGGTTTGGAGAGGTTGCATTACTTAAGGCTAACATGGCCCTCCTGGGGCTAGAAAATAGCCCAGAAAAgaaatactttcttattttcataGGACGCCATGGAATTAAGAAGTAAACATGTCATCCATTTTGTTTCTTAGAATaagcaaagcaaagaagaaatcagaaggGTTGACTCAGAGCATGGTGGACAGATGTATTCAGGTAAACAGTTGTTTTGTGTGCTTTTCTCAGCTAGGCTTGCCTTTCTGTAGCCTTGTAGGTTTGGTCTTATTAGTAGTGGcctcttaggccgggcgcggtggctcaagcctgtaatcccagcactttgggaggccgagacgggcggatcacgaggtcaggagatcgagaccatcctggcgaacacggtgaaaccccgtctctactaaaaaatacaaaaaactagccgggcgaggtggcgggcgcctgtggtcccagctactcgggaggctgaggcaggagaatggcgtaagcccgggaggcggagcttgcagtgagccgagatcgcgccactgcactccagcctgggcgacagagcgagactccgtctcaaaaaaaaaaaaaaaaaaaaagtagtggcCTCTTTGGCTCTGAAGGCCTCCACTGGGGCCTCTGGTAGGTCTCAGTCataagcaaagcaaagaaaaatgagagtggTGAATTAATGTAAGCAAAGCATCAGGAGGGAGAGTGTTGGAAAAGTGGTGGAGTGTGACCACCCCGGAGCTCCCCCTGACAGAGGCACTTGCTGGTCTTCTCGAACCACAGTTGCTCAGAAGCCTGGGATTTGCACCAGGCCTTGTTTGAGTGGGGAAGGACTGGCACATCCAGATGCCAGAGCTGAGGGAGAATTTCTTTTAGTTGGTAAGTATCTGAGAggttcccattttccagatgaggactAAAAGGCCTTGGTTGGCTCCTCTCTACACTAGGATGAGATTGTGGACTTTCTGACTGGAGTGCTCACTCGTGCTGAGGGTCACATGGGCTCTGAACCTCGGGATCAGGATgctgagaagaagaagaagcccCGCGATGTGGCCCGCAGAGACTTGGCCTTTGAAGTCCCTGAGCGGGGCAGTAGACCTGCCTCCCCAGCTGCCAAGCTGCCCGCCTCACCCTCAGGCTCAGAGGTAGTATGAGCAGGGTGGGAGCACTTTTGCTGGGGAATCAGCACCACAGAGTTGGTTCCTTAACTTCCTGGGGATGCCTCTGTCTTGTTAGTGCCATGGGCCTGTGAGTTCCTACAAGGGGAATTCCAGAGGGACGTGCTGACTCATGGTCAGATCCTAATAACATTGGCTCATCTCTTGGCCTTCTCACCTTACTCAGGATCTCTCCAGTGTGTCCAGCAGCCCCACCTCCAGTCCCAAGACCAAAGTGACTGCGGTGACCTCTGCCCAGAAGTCCAGTCAGATTGGAAGCTCTCAGCTACTGAAGAGACATGTGCAGCGGACAGAAGCTGTGCTGACCCACAAACAAGCTCAAGGTATAGGCACCCGGCCGGGGGCTCCTCCTGGGGCTGTCTGCTGGTGCCATGCCACGTGGCGGCTGCACAGTATTGATATCTATGGCTTTTTCCAGGCGGATGGGAGGCACCCTTTCTCACATTTCTGTGCAGGCAAAGTTCAGAATTAATTATTGAAATGAATGGCAGGGCCTCTGAGTGAGTGGGGCTTTGTGATCACTAGTTACAGCTTTGTCTTGCTGTTCTGGGGAAGCTAGGCTTTATGAACATGTATATTGGCCTAAACTTTTTTCTACCTTGCCAGCCACTCCTCCAGTCAGGGCTCTCTGATCATAAGTATTGGGTGATTGATTTTATTAATCAGATTCTAGGGCAACTCACCTGGCATCATGCCCTTTCTTTGTTTGACCCTTGAAGCGTTAAGATTCTCACACTGAGACTTTCAGTGAAGTTTGTCAGGGTTCTCTGCAGACAGGTTTCAGATGAGGCTGGGAAGTATTCATATAGTCGAAAGTAAGAGTTTGGTGAGCTGTAAGTGCTCTGAAAGGAGCTATAGAAAAGGGAGAGTTCACTGGGTGGGGAAAGAAGAAACAGTGCTCTGTCCCCCTTCCCCCACATTGATCCAGTTGGGTGGCCTTGATGTAAGGCTTCTTGGGCATTGGTGTTTAACGATGTGTCCAGGAGCATGTGTCACCTGAGCTTCTCAGGAATAGGGGTGCCTGGGAAGAGGCGGCAGCCAGAGCTGGCTGTCTGGCAGACAGACGTGGAGGGGATAGGAGGCTCATCTGTTTACTTTCCCTGTGTTTCTTTTAGTGGAGCCAAAGGATCAGAACCGAAACTCAGACCTCTTGTGAGTTTGCTTGTAAGAGTAGTACTAACAAGGAGTAGAAAAGTATGAGTGGATGGGAGGAGTTGAGAAATGAGGCCAGGCCCCGAGGGTCTGCGCGGATGCTGTGCCATGGATCTTCATGAGTGGTGGCCAGAGCCAAGTCCCTTGTGGACAGTGTGTCTTTACACTTCTGATGAAGACAGAGCTGGTGATGTGCTGTGCTTCTGGAGAGGGTGATTAGTTGAGAATCTaaggactttggaaggctgattGGCAAGCTGGGTTTGAAATGGGGACCTAGGGTTTCATGGGGGAGAGTAGCAGCTTTAGAACCCTGGCTTAGCAGAGCTGATGGGCAAACAGGGAATACTAATAGCGAACATACATGGAGTCCTTCTTCATGGCACTCGCATTGCTGTAGTTTGTTGAG
This Theropithecus gelada isolate Dixy chromosome 13, Tgel_1.0, whole genome shotgun sequence DNA region includes the following protein-coding sequences:
- the KANSL3 gene encoding KAT8 regulatory NSL complex subunit 3 isoform X11; amino-acid sequence: MEFADILSIPTLIDRMLVSSNTKTGAAGAEALSLLLKRPWDPAVGVLSHNKPSKLPGSPLILIASSGPSSSVFPTSRRHRFWQSQLSCLGKVIPVATHLLNNGSGVGVLQCLEHMIGAVRSKVLEIHSHFPHKPIILIGWNTGALVACHVSVMEYVTAVVCLGFPLLTVDGPRGDVDDPLLDMKTPVLFVIGQNSLQCHPEAMEDFREKIRAENSLVVVGGADDNLRISKAKKKSEGLTQSMVDRCIQDEIVDFLTGVLTRAEGHMGSEPRDQDAEKKKKPRDVARRDLAFEVPERGSRPASPAAKLPASPSGSEDLSSVSSSPTSSPKTKVTAVTSAQKSSQIGSSQLLKRHVQRTEAVLTHKQAQAQFAAFLKQNMLVRKALPPGTSSCLFVPISSEPPEEGEKEDLRVQLKRHHPSSPLPGSKTSKRPKIKVSLISQGDTAGGPCAPSQGSAPEAAGGKPITMTLGQASAGAKELTGLLTTAKSSSSEGGVPASPAPSVVSSSTAPSALHTLQSRLVATSPGSSLPGATSASSLLQGLSFSLQDISSKTSGLPANPSPGPAPQATSVKLPTPMQSLGAITTGTSTIVRTIPVATTLSSLGATPGGKPTAIHQLLTNGGLAKLASSLPGLAQISHQASGLKVPTTITLTLRGQPSRITTLSPMGSGAAPSEEPSSQVLPSSSQRLPPAP
- the KANSL3 gene encoding KAT8 regulatory NSL complex subunit 3 isoform X9 produces the protein MLAAYLDALQTLKGKIPTLIDRMLVSSNTKTGAAGAEALSLLLKRPWDPAVGVLSHNKPSKLPGSPLILIASSGPSSSVFPTSRRHRFWQSQLSCLGKVIPVATHLLNNGSGVGVLQCLEHMIGAVRSKVLEIHSHFPHKPIILIGWNTGALVACHVSVMEYVTAVVCLGFPLLTVDGPRGDVDDPLLDMKTPVLFVIGQNSLQCHPEAMEDFREKIRAENSLVVVGGADDNLRISKAKKKSEGLTQSMVDRCIQDEIVDFLTGVLTRAEGHMGSEPRDQDAEKKKKPRDVARRDLAFEVPERGSRPASPAAKLPASPSGSEDLSSVSSSPTSSPKTKVTAVTSAQKSSQIGSSQLLKRHVQRTEAVLTHKQAQAQFAAFLKQNMLVRKALPPGTSSCLFVPISSEPPEEGEKEDLRVQLKRHHPSSPLPGSKTSKRPKIKVSLISQGDTAGGPCAPSQGSAPEAAGGKPITMTLGQASAGAKELTGLLTTAKSSSSEGGVPASPAPSVVSSSTAPSALHTLQSRLVATSPGSSLPGATSASSLLQGLSFSLQDISSKTSGLPANPSPGPAPQATSVKLPTPMQSLGAITTGTSTIVRTIPVATTLSSLGATPGGKPTAIHQLLTNGGLAKLASSLPGLAQISHQASGLKVPTTITLTLRGQPSRITTLSPMGSGAAPSEEPSSQVLPSSSQRLPPAP
- the KANSL3 gene encoding KAT8 regulatory NSL complex subunit 3 isoform X10 is translated as MLAAYLDALQTLKGKIPTLIDRMLVSSNTKTGAAGAEALSLLLKRPWDPAVGVLSHNKPSKLPGSPLILIASSGPSSSVFPTSRRHRFWQSQLSCLGKVIPVATHLLNNGSGVGVLQCLEHMIGAVRSKVLEIHSHFPHKPIILIGWNTGALVACHVSVMEYVTAVVCLGFPLLTVDGPRGDVDDPLLDMKTPVLFVIGQNSLQCHPEAMEDFREKIRAENSLVVVGGADDNLRISKAKKKSEGLTQSMVDRCIQDEIVDFLTGVLTRAEGHMGSEPRDQDAEKKKKPRDVARRDLAFEVPERGSRPASPAAKLPASPSGSEDLSSVSSSPTSSPKTKVTAVTSAQKSSQIGSSQLLKRHVQRTEAVLTHKQAQAQFAAFLKQNMLVRKALPPGTSSCLFEPPEEGEKEDLRVQLKRHHPSSPLPGSKTSKRPKIKVSLISQGDTAGGPCAPSQGSAPEAAGGKPITMTLGQASAGAKELTGLLTTAKSSSSEGGVPASPAPSVVSSSTAPSALHTLQSRLVATSPGSSLPGATSASSLLQGLSFSLQDISSKTSGLPANPSPGPAPQATSVKLPTPMQSLGAITTGTSTIVRTIPVATTLSSLGATPGGKPTAIHQLLTNGGLAKLASSLPGLAQISHQASGLKVPTTITLTLRGQPSRITTLSPMGSGAAPSEEPSSQVLPSSSQRLPPAP
- the KANSL3 gene encoding KAT8 regulatory NSL complex subunit 3 isoform X12 is translated as MLVSSNTKTGAAGAEALSLLLKRPWDPAVGVLSHNKPSKLPGSPLILIASSGPSSSVFPTSRRHRFWQSQLSCLGKVIPVATHLLNNGSGVGVLQCLEHMIGAVRSKVLEIHSHFPHKPIILIGWNTGALVACHVSVMEYVTAVVCLGFPLLTVDGPRGDVDDPLLDMKTPVLFVIGQNSLQCHPEAMEDFREKIRAENSLVVVGGADDNLRISKAKKKSEGLTQSMVDRCIQDEIVDFLTGVLTRAEGHMGSEPRDQDAEKKKKPRDVARRDLAFEVPERGSRPASPAAKLPASPSGSEDLSSVSSSPTSSPKTKVTAVTSAQKSSQIGSSQLLKRHVQRTEAVLTHKQAQAQFAAFLKQNMLVRKALPPGTSSCLFVPISSEPPEEGEKEDLRVQLKRHHPSSPLPGSKTSKRPKIKVSLISQGDTAGGPCAPSQGSAPEAAGGKPITMTLGQASAGAKELTGLLTTAKSSSSEGGVPASPAPSVVSSSTAPSALHTLQSRLVATSPGSSLPGATSASSLLQGLSFSLQDISSKTSGLPANPSPGPAPQATSVKLPTPMQSLGAITTGTSTIVRTIPVATTLSSLGATPGGKPTAIHQLLTNGGLAKLASSLPGLAQISHQASGLKVPTTITLTLRGQPSRITTLSPMGSGAAPSEEPSSQVLPSSSQRLPPAP